In the Sarcophilus harrisii chromosome 3, mSarHar1.11, whole genome shotgun sequence genome, one interval contains:
- the SH3BGRL3 gene encoding SH3 domain-binding glutamic acid-rich-like protein 3 has translation MSGLRVYSTSVTGSREIKSQQSEVTRILDGKRIQYELVDISQDNALREEMRTLAGDPKAIPPQICNGNKYCGDYELFVEAVEQDTLQEFLKLD, from the exons ATGAGCGGCCTCCGGGTCTACAGCACCTCGGTCACCGGTTCCCGGGAG ATCAAGTCCCAGCAGAGTGAGGTGACCCGCATCCTGGATGGTAAGCGGATCCAGTACGAACTGGTGGATATCTCCCAGGACAACGCCCTTCGGGAGGAGATGAGGACCCTGGCTGGGGACCCCAAGGCCATCCCTCCCCAGATATGCAACGGGAACAAATACTGTGGG GACTATGAGCTCTTTGTGGAGGCTGTGGAACAGGACACCCTGCAGGAGTTCCTGAAGCTGGACTGA